Proteins encoded together in one Hylaeus volcanicus isolate JK05 chromosome 3, UHH_iyHylVolc1.0_haploid, whole genome shotgun sequence window:
- the LOC128873421 gene encoding uncharacterized protein LOC128873421 isoform X3, protein MRAEKFPLVNFEEDSPRAFVMRYLLYLAVAVVCEGARIPRTVEQPYFPNFQSVYHGNGASSYQNVQVDQAENPLLRDYKVQDENLALENVYEENQIAVPFEEIGTNHLNNEPEHDLLQDYERSNHGHDYEY, encoded by the exons ATGCGGGCGGAGAAATTCCCTTTAGTAAACTTTGAAGAGGATTCGCCTCGAGCCTTCGTTATGAGATACCTT CTGTATCTCGCGGTTGCCGTCGTCTGCGAAGGGGCAAGAATTCCTAGGACAGTGGAGCAGCCGTATTTTCCAAACTTCCAAAGTGTTTATCACGGTAATGGTGCCTCCAGTTACCAGAATGTCCAAGTGGACCAAGCTGAAAATCCGCTCCTCCGAGACTATAAAGTGCAGGATGAAAACTTAGCTCTGGAGAACGTGTACGAAGAAAATCAAATCGCTG ttCCTTTTGAAGAGATAGGAACAAACCACCTAAATAACGAGCCTGAACACGATCTTCTTCAGGATTACGAACGCTCTAACCATGGACACGATTATGAGTATTAG
- the LOC128873421 gene encoding uncharacterized protein LOC128873421 isoform X2, producing MRAEKFPLVNFEEDSPRAFVMRYLLYLAVAVVCEGARIPRTVEQPYFPNFQSVYHGNGASSYQNVQVDQAENPLLRDYKVQDENLALENVYEENQIAGIPLPFEEIGTNHLNNEPEHDLLQDYERSNHGHDYEY from the exons ATGCGGGCGGAGAAATTCCCTTTAGTAAACTTTGAAGAGGATTCGCCTCGAGCCTTCGTTATGAGATACCTT CTGTATCTCGCGGTTGCCGTCGTCTGCGAAGGGGCAAGAATTCCTAGGACAGTGGAGCAGCCGTATTTTCCAAACTTCCAAAGTGTTTATCACGGTAATGGTGCCTCCAGTTACCAGAATGTCCAAGTGGACCAAGCTGAAAATCCGCTCCTCCGAGACTATAAAGTGCAGGATGAAAACTTAGCTCTGGAGAACGTGTACGAAGAAAATCAAATCGCTGGTATTCCAC ttCCTTTTGAAGAGATAGGAACAAACCACCTAAATAACGAGCCTGAACACGATCTTCTTCAGGATTACGAACGCTCTAACCATGGACACGATTATGAGTATTAG
- the LOC128873421 gene encoding uncharacterized protein LOC128873421 isoform X1, with product MRAEKFPLVNFEEDSPRAFVMRYLLYLAVAVVCEGARIPRTVEQPYFPNFQSVYHGNGASSYQNVQVDQAENPLLRDYKVQDENLALENVYEENQIAGIPRNLVDHLAEFPFEEIGTNHLNNEPEHDLLQDYERSNHGHDYEY from the exons ATGCGGGCGGAGAAATTCCCTTTAGTAAACTTTGAAGAGGATTCGCCTCGAGCCTTCGTTATGAGATACCTT CTGTATCTCGCGGTTGCCGTCGTCTGCGAAGGGGCAAGAATTCCTAGGACAGTGGAGCAGCCGTATTTTCCAAACTTCCAAAGTGTTTATCACGGTAATGGTGCCTCCAGTTACCAGAATGTCCAAGTGGACCAAGCTGAAAATCCGCTCCTCCGAGACTATAAAGTGCAGGATGAAAACTTAGCTCTGGAGAACGTGTACGAAGAAAATCAAATCGCTGGTATTCCACGTAACCTCGTGGATCATTTGGcagaat ttCCTTTTGAAGAGATAGGAACAAACCACCTAAATAACGAGCCTGAACACGATCTTCTTCAGGATTACGAACGCTCTAACCATGGACACGATTATGAGTATTAG
- the LOC128873785 gene encoding uncharacterized protein LOC128873785, which yields MFRLLIPCLIWLSSVRSETAMSMHMHMPMPMAMPTMEGMLEDKAMNEAMMMKLKRDSYHNPCPPVYSPPVSYAPPPQIIVKPVVHPAPAPVVHQPVVTYVKPAPPPPPPPVVVKPVVQPKVVSVPVYQKPMVSYAPVYQKPVYYQQTYQKVMYEPPKVYFKKYEVPVPQVVHLPQYYPPKVVQVPVQPVHPMPVYQQPAAKPWCP from the exons ATGTTCAGGCTACTG ATACCGTGCCTCATATGGCTCTCGAGCGTCCGCTCCGAGACTGCGATGAGCATGCACATGCACATGCCCATGCCCATGGCCATGCCTACGATGGAAGGTATGTTGGAGGACAAAGCCATGAACGAGGCTATGATGATGAAGTTGAAGAGGGACTCGTATCACAATCCGTGTCCTCCGGTATACTCTCCTCCGGTGTCATACGCGCCACCGCCACAAATTATCGTGAAACCGGTGGTCCATCCGGCACCTGCACCAGTCGTCCATCAGCCTGTGGTTACCTACGTGAAACCTGCACCACCTCCACCTCCACCTCCAGTGGTGGTGAAGCCTGTGGTCCAACCCAAGGTGGTTTCTGTCCCCGTCTATCAGAAACCAATGGTCTCCTACGCGCCAGTTTACCAGAAACCCGTCTACTATCAGCAAACTTATCAGAAAGTGATGTACGAGCCACCAAAGGTCTACTTTAAGAAGTACGAAGTGCCCGTGCCTCAAGTCGTACACCTCCCTCAGTACTACCCACCGAAAGTCGTGCAGGTGCCCGTGCAACCCGTCCACCCCATGCCCGTCTATCAACAACCTGCCGCGAAACCGTGGTgcccttaa
- the LOC128873421 gene encoding uncharacterized protein LOC128873421 isoform X4 produces MRAEKFPLVNFEEDSPRAFVMRYLLYLAVAVVCEGARIPRTVEQPYFPNFQSVYHGNGASSYQNVQVDQAENPLLRDYKVQDENLALENVSF; encoded by the exons ATGCGGGCGGAGAAATTCCCTTTAGTAAACTTTGAAGAGGATTCGCCTCGAGCCTTCGTTATGAGATACCTT CTGTATCTCGCGGTTGCCGTCGTCTGCGAAGGGGCAAGAATTCCTAGGACAGTGGAGCAGCCGTATTTTCCAAACTTCCAAAGTGTTTATCACGGTAATGGTGCCTCCAGTTACCAGAATGTCCAAGTGGACCAAGCTGAAAATCCGCTCCTCCGAGACTATAAAGTGCAGGATGAAAACTTAGCTCTGGAGAACGT ttCCTTTTGA
- the LOC128873558 gene encoding mantle protein-like has protein sequence MRIFILTALVATVCASYEEGHGGSTYHETSKPVEIPIYKKYAIPIPHPVPVAVPQHIKVPIPQPYQVEVAVPHPVPVEVIKHVEIPVEKPEPYVVEKKVPYVVERPYAVTVEKHYPVPVPKPYPVHVPVYKHVFHHQKSHGWKH, from the exons ATGAGGATTTTC ATATTAACCGCATTGGTGGCAACGGTGTGCGCCTCTTACGAGGAGGGCCATGGCGGCTCCACCTACCACGAAACCTCGAAACCCGTGGAAATTCCGATCTACAAAAAGTACGCCATACCGATTCCGCACCCAGTTCCAGTGGCGGTTCCGCAACACATCAAGGTGCCGATCCCGCAGCCGTACCAGGTCGAAGTTGCAGTGCCGCATCCAGTGCCGGTGGAGGTCATCAAGCACGTAGAAATCCCAGTGGAAAAGCCCGAGCCCTACGTAGTGGAGAAAAAG GTGCCGTACGTCGTCGAGAGACCATACGCGGTGACAGTTGAAAAGCACTACCCAGTGCCCGTCCCGAAGCCGTACCCGGTCCATGTACCCGTCTACAAGCACGTCTTCCACCATCAAAAAAGCCACGGTTGGAAGCACTGA